Proteins encoded by one window of Conger conger chromosome 1, fConCon1.1, whole genome shotgun sequence:
- the gchfr gene encoding GTP cyclohydrolase 1 feedback regulatory protein: MPYILISTQIRLETGPTMVGDEYSDPVIMNYLGARKTTVLGNNFSEYHVDDPPRMVLDKLEKIGFRVINMTGVGQTLVWCLHKEI, translated from the exons ATGCCTTATATTCTCATCAGCACTCAGATCCGACTG GAGACTGGTCCTACCATGGTCGGAGATGAGTATTCTGATCCAGTAATAATGAACTACCTGGGAGCCAGAAAGACAACAGTATTGGGCAACAACTT TTCAGAGTACCATGTGGACGACCCTCCGCGAATGGTTTTGGACAAGCTGGAGAAGATTGGGTTCCGTGTGATAAACATGACAGGGGTAGGACAGACATTGGTGTGGTGCTTGCACAAGGAGATCTGA
- the LOC133121849 gene encoding regulator of microtubule dynamics protein 3-like, with the protein MSRLTLGRNAWIGMGLGTTAGAALVVFLIYKQTKRRRAQTLFQNQSSEHVLNSMDGPSTDIVGTQVHDVQVCDSIPNLTVPSSGVMVVEVDPGLLPEQQVELRNRLDEVLQCVANLREEVADLRGGLQGIAGQIVQDVKTGIEESQKAARRRRHFLPRERTDSVSSSSIYFTASGASLYDGESEGGYTTANPESDYNGDTDRDTDRETDKEPERDTEDEDDESCATVQTLKQDEQSLGDDDEDEEEEEEEEPSLQLDMEVLTEELALLLSQSDALHAGGSQQKEEGFQMLSSNKPLYGENKEFQWRLARAYNDMYEVTEDTEQRKLYAEQGRDEAEAALQMDDLSAECHKWFAVLTGLTSHYEGIHGKLKSSHIFKEHIDKAISLKADDPLCFYLLGRWCYQVSSMGWLEKKAATALYESPPTATLLDALENFLKAEELSPGFSRAARLYIAKCHKDLGNISEARTWAELAFKMPKITNEDGEASSLEEELEPLRN; encoded by the exons ATGAGCAGGTTAACGTTAGGGAGAAATGCCTGGATTGGAATGGGCTTGGGGACCACAGCAGGTGCGGCCTTGGtagtatttttaatatataagCAGACGAAAAGGAGACGAGCCCAGACCTTGTTTCAAAACCAGTCGTCTGAACACGTGTTAAATAGCATGGATGGACCGAGTACAGATATAGTTGGAACACAAGTGCATGATGTACAAG TCTGTGATAGCATTCCAAACCTGACGGTGCCGTCCAGCGGTGTAATGGTGGTGGAAGTGGACCCAGGCCTTTTGCCGGAGCAGCAGGTGGAGCTGAGGAACAGACTGGATGAGGTGCTCCAGTGTGTAGCCAACCTGCGGGAAGAGGTGGCTGACCTGCGGGGTGGCCTGCAGGGCATTGCTGGTCAGATTGTCCAAGATGTCAA GACTGGCATAGAAGAGAGCCAGAAGGCAGCACGCCGACGAAGGCATTTTCTGCCACGGGAACGCACAGACTCTGTTAGCTCCAGCTCCATTTACTTCACAGCCAGCGGAGCCAGTCTGTATGATGGGGAGAGCGAGGGGGG GTACACCACAGCCAATCCGGAGTCTGACTATAACGGCGACACggacagggacacagacagagagacggacAAAGAGCCGGAGCGTGACACTGAGGATGAGGACGATGAGAGCTGTGCCACAGTGCAGACCTTGAAGCAGGACGAGCAGTCCCTGGGGGACGATGAcgaagatgaggaggaggaggaagaggaggagccctCTCTGCAGCTGGACATGGAGGTCCTGACCGAAGAGCTGGCTCTTCTTCTGTCCCAGAGTGATGCCCTGCATGCTGGTGGCAGCCAGCAGAAAGAAGAGGGGTTTCAGATGCTAAGCAGCAATAAGCCCCTG TATGGGGAGAATAAGGAGTTTCAATGGAGGCTGGCGCGTGCATATAATGACATGTATGAAGTCACTGAGGACACAGAACAGAGGAAGCTGTATGCTGAACaag GGCGTGATGAGGCCGAAGCGGCCCTGCAGATGGACGACCTGAGCGCCGAATGCCACAAGTG GTTTGCTGTTCTCACTGGTCTGACTTCTCACTACGAGGGCATACATGGTAAACTGAAAAGCAGCCACATCTTCAAG GAGCATATAGATAAAGCTATCTCCCTGAAGGCCGATGACCCCCTGTGCTTCTACCTGCTGGGTCGATGGTGCTATCAG GTCTCCTCCATGGGCTGGCTGGAGAAGAAGGCTGCCACTGCCCTGTATGAGTCTCCGCCCACTGCCACACTGCTCGACGCCTTGGAGAACTTCCTCAAG GCTGAAGAACTTAGCCCCGGCTTCTCGAGGGCAGCCAGGCTTTACATTGCCAAG TGCCACAAGGACCTGGGGAACATTTCGGAGGCCAGGACCTGGGCTGAGCTTGCCTTCAAGATGCCGAAGATCACCAATGAA GATGGAGAAGCCAGCAGTCTGGAAGAAGAGTTAGAACCCCTGAGGAACTGA